One Stenotrophomonas sp. SAU14A_NAIMI4_5 DNA segment encodes these proteins:
- a CDS encoding transporter associated domain-containing protein — MSEDDSSSSSLEPNEKKRGWLERLTSAFSGEPHTRDELVAVLHTAQEEGLIAADTLKMMEGAISVAELTVGDVMISRSQMVSLPVEAPFLDLMKQVVESGHSRFPVHGENKDDILGILLAKDLLRGVVADNGPANVRELLRPAVLIPEAKKLNVLLKEFRLSRNHMAMVVDEYGGVAGLVTIEDVLEQIVGEIDDEHDEAEDQSAQIAIQADGRYVVDALTAIGDFNERFGATFSDEDYDTIGGLVTEAIGHLPEVGDELALDRFMFRVARADARRVQAFHVTVLPPDEQDDA; from the coding sequence ATGTCAGAAGACGACAGTAGTAGCTCCTCCCTGGAGCCCAATGAAAAGAAGCGCGGCTGGCTTGAACGCCTGACCTCCGCCTTCTCCGGCGAACCCCATACCCGCGACGAGCTGGTCGCTGTCCTGCACACCGCGCAGGAAGAGGGTCTGATCGCCGCCGATACCCTGAAGATGATGGAAGGCGCCATTTCGGTGGCCGAGCTGACCGTGGGCGACGTGATGATCTCGCGCTCGCAGATGGTTTCGCTGCCGGTCGAGGCGCCCTTCCTGGACCTGATGAAACAGGTCGTCGAATCGGGCCACTCACGCTTCCCGGTGCACGGCGAGAACAAGGACGACATCCTTGGCATCCTGCTGGCCAAGGACCTGCTGCGCGGCGTGGTCGCCGACAACGGGCCGGCCAACGTGCGCGAACTGCTGCGCCCGGCGGTGCTGATCCCCGAGGCGAAGAAGCTCAACGTGCTGCTGAAGGAATTCCGCCTGTCGCGCAACCACATGGCCATGGTGGTGGACGAGTACGGCGGTGTCGCCGGCCTGGTCACCATCGAGGACGTGCTGGAACAGATCGTCGGCGAGATCGACGACGAGCATGACGAGGCCGAGGATCAATCGGCACAGATCGCGATCCAGGCCGATGGCCGCTACGTGGTCGACGCGCTGACCGCGATCGGCGATTTCAACGAGCGCTTCGGTGCCACGTTCTCCGACGAGGACTACGACACCATCGGCGGCCTGGTGACCGAGGCGATCGGCCACCTGCCCGAGGTCGGCGATGAGCTGGCGCTGGACCGCTTCATGTTCCGCGTGGCACGCGCCGATGCGCGCCGGGTGCAGGCCTTCCATGTGACGGTGCTGCCGCCGGACGAGCAGGACGACGCTTGA